The genome window GAACGGTTTTGTAGAAGAAGAGCAGCGTCGTTTCAGAGTCACTTTGTGTCGTTTGGCTGAATGCGGAAATCAAACCCTCGTCACGTTCAAAGCTAAAACGCATGTCCTGAAACGGACACACTTGATCTTCTTCATCTGTGTTGTTGTGTGCAGGACAGCACGGGGGcctttttgattgacagggacCCCACCTACTTTGGGCCCGTTCTGAACTATCTCCGTCACGGAAAGCTCATCATGGACAAGAACCTGGCAGAGGAAGGTAAGACATGTCGGCCAGAGTGCTGAGTCAGCCTGTCACGCCTCTGcgcgcttgcttgcttgcttgcttgcttgcttggatTCAGGCGTCCTGGAAGAGGCTGAGTTCTACAACATCGCCTCCTTGGTGCGTTTGGTGAAGGAGCGCATACGGGACAACGAGAACCGCACGTCTCAGGTAGCTCGCTCGCCGTTGTCGGGCCGTTTCGGCGTTCTCAGGCTAACggcgcctccctccctcccgcaggGCCCCGTCAAGCACGTCTACCGCGTCCTGCAGTGccaggaggaggagctgaCGCAGATGGTCTCCACCATGTCGGACGGATGGAAGTTTGAACAGGTGAGCCTCACGAGACGCGTCAAGTGGCGCTTATGAAGTCGGGTGGCTTTTCCCACCACCTTTGTCGATCCGTACGCTTCCCGCAGCTGATCAGCATCGGCTCGTCGTACAATTACGGCAACGAGGACCAGGCGGAGTTTCTGTGCGTGGTCTCGCGGGAACTCAACAACGCGGCCAATGGCATTGTCATCGAGCCCAGCCAGAAAGCCAAGGTGAGTGGCGGGAGGGGCCGAGCTCCTGGGCCTCTGAGGGATTGTCCCAATGAGGGGAACGAGCCCAACGGACGGGACCCTGCGCTCTCTTTTCTGTGCCGTCGTCGCTCAGCCGTCACTCTTTC of Syngnathus acus chromosome 19, fSynAcu1.2, whole genome shotgun sequence contains these proteins:
- the LOC119137834 gene encoding BTB/POZ domain-containing protein KCTD5-like: MAEPQVLDAAEQANHHHQQQQHHHHHRDVVRGPARLPPHGLLLPPPPHGLLLLLPPLGPAAAGRPPPKGSPTSEPGLRWVRLNVGGTYFVTTKQTLCRDPKSFLFRLCQDHPDLDSDKDSTGAFLIDRDPTYFGPVLNYLRHGKLIMDKNLAEEGVLEEAEFYNIASLVRLVKERIRDNENRTSQGPVKHVYRVLQCQEEELTQMVSTMSDGWKFEQLISIGSSYNYGNEDQAEFLCVVSRELNNAANGIVIEPSQKAKILQERGSRM